The region CCCGGCGCCCGCGCAGGCCGCCGCGAGCCGGTCGATCTCCTCGCGGGTCAGCACGTCGAGCAGGGCGGACGCCGTCACCAGTGACGCCCCGGTCAGCGCGTCCGCGGTCAGCCGGCCGATGTCACCGCGCTGGGTGGTGACCGTGACCCGGCTGCCGTCGGCGGCCGCGTGCGGTGCGCCCACGGTCGCGAAGTGCAGCAGATACGGGTCCCGGTCGTGCAGGATCCAGTGCTGGGCGCCGTCGAGCCGGGGGGCGAGCCACCGGCCCATGGAGCCGGTGCCGCAGCCGAGGTCGTGGATCACCAGGTCGCCGCCGCGGCCCGGCCGGTTCGCCAGCCGGATGCGCAGCGGGTCGAGCAGTTCGGGCGCCCGTGCGGCGGCGTCCGCCGGCTCCCGCAGCTGGAGCCACTGGGGGGCGTAGCGGGGCACGTCGTCGTCGGGCGCGCTCGCGCGCTGCCCCGGAACCCCGGACACACCACCCTGCACGCCCACCTCCGACACGCCCTGTTCCGGAACTCCCGACGGAGTCGCAGTCATACTCATGCCGCCCTCCGAGGCTGCTGCGGAAGACGTCCCAGCACTCCGGCCAGGCTGCGGGCGGTGGTCGCCCAGCCGTCCAGCGCGGCCCGGCGACTGCGCGCGGCGGCCTTCAGCCGGCGGCGCACATCGGCCTCGCCGAACCAGCCGCGCAGTTCCGCGGCGAGCGCCGCCGGGTTCTCCGGAGGTACGAGGATGCCGGGGACCCCGCCGTCGGGCGCGCGCCCGACCGCCTCGGGGAGACCGCCGACGTCGGTCGCCAGCACCGGGATCCCGCGCGCGAGTGCCTCGGTGACGGCCATGCCGTACGTCTCGGCGTAGGAGGTGAGGACCATGAGATCGGCCGCCGCGTAGCTCGCGTCGAGTTCCGCGCCCGCCTGCGGTCCGGCGAGGTGCAGCCGGTCGCCGAGCCCGTACTTCCCGATCAGGGTGCGCAGCTGGGCGACATACGCCGGG is a window of Streptomyces mirabilis DNA encoding:
- a CDS encoding class I SAM-dependent methyltransferase; translation: MSMTATPSGVPEQGVSEVGVQGGVSGVPGQRASAPDDDVPRYAPQWLQLREPADAAARAPELLDPLRIRLANRPGRGGDLVIHDLGCGTGSMGRWLAPRLDGAQHWILHDRDPYLLHFATVGAPHAAADGSRVTVTTQRGDIGRLTADALTGASLVTASALLDVLTREEIDRLAAACAGAGVPALLTLSVVGRVEFTPADPLDAEFIEAFNAHQRRGELLGPDAITAACEAFDRHGATVRVHPSPWRLGADEADLTAEWLRGWVGAAVEERPALAARAESYLQSRLAACAAGELRVRVHHSDVLALPRPTDGAA